Proteins from one Gimesia maris genomic window:
- a CDS encoding Gfo/Idh/MocA family oxidoreductase, translating into MDQSPINRRDFLKTSGTTAVAASTIAGLASAPALGAGNSNEAIRIAFIGPGGRGFGAHVKKLVQLKKDGMNIDLIAVADVYSEHRDRTANYIKKELGNDVTSYVDYRDMLEKEKLDAVCIGTPDHWHAKQTIDSMNAGLHVYCEKPMTKKVEEALEVVETWKKTGKIMQVGVQSTSLPVWDDVRARLQDGQLGKVLQFQTEYFRNSSMGQWRYYALKKEMNPQNIDWNLWLGTKEGLAEYQPFDRAVYAQWRRFWPFGSGMFTDLFVHRTTAMLKATGLRYPGRVVGAGGLYLEYDGRDVPDVATVAADFNEGVQGLVNATMCNQETRIKQIIRGHNGSFVFGNGEGFDGYDFIPERPQVTRDSSLKQQRIDVTPIKDTTYAHFKNWVEAMQANDQSKCNNPPDLGAAAIAVVNMGSNSYRNGKVYHFDADSHAITEGDGSWSKKWEAMSEARQKPKHIPGWKAGDKGSVLEEPSYMTLAGPWVDGKPPKNNPDTNAG; encoded by the coding sequence ATGGATCAAAGCCCCATCAATCGAAGAGATTTCCTGAAAACCTCAGGAACCACGGCGGTCGCCGCCAGCACGATCGCCGGACTGGCTTCCGCCCCCGCATTGGGAGCCGGCAATAGTAATGAAGCAATTCGCATCGCATTTATCGGCCCTGGTGGTCGTGGATTTGGTGCCCATGTCAAAAAGCTGGTGCAGCTGAAAAAAGATGGCATGAACATCGATCTGATTGCCGTCGCTGATGTGTATTCAGAGCATCGAGACCGCACTGCCAATTATATCAAAAAAGAGCTGGGGAATGACGTCACTTCCTACGTCGATTACCGCGACATGCTCGAAAAAGAAAAACTGGATGCCGTCTGTATCGGAACTCCCGACCACTGGCATGCCAAGCAGACCATCGACTCCATGAATGCCGGTCTGCATGTCTACTGCGAAAAGCCAATGACCAAGAAAGTCGAAGAGGCTCTGGAAGTCGTCGAAACCTGGAAAAAAACCGGTAAAATCATGCAGGTCGGTGTGCAGTCCACCAGCCTTCCAGTCTGGGATGATGTGCGGGCCCGTCTGCAGGATGGACAACTGGGGAAAGTACTCCAGTTCCAGACCGAATACTTCCGCAACTCTTCCATGGGTCAGTGGCGGTACTATGCTCTGAAAAAAGAGATGAACCCACAGAACATCGACTGGAACCTCTGGCTCGGAACCAAAGAAGGTCTGGCCGAATACCAGCCTTTCGACCGCGCCGTCTACGCACAGTGGCGTCGATTCTGGCCCTTCGGTTCCGGCATGTTTACTGACCTGTTTGTCCACAGAACCACCGCCATGCTCAAAGCAACCGGTCTGCGTTATCCTGGTCGCGTTGTCGGAGCAGGGGGTCTGTACCTGGAATACGATGGTCGCGACGTTCCCGATGTGGCAACGGTTGCTGCTGACTTCAATGAAGGGGTCCAGGGACTGGTCAATGCCACCATGTGTAACCAGGAAACCCGCATCAAACAGATTATCCGCGGGCATAATGGTTCGTTTGTCTTTGGTAACGGCGAAGGGTTCGACGGGTATGATTTCATCCCTGAACGACCACAGGTCACCCGAGACAGTTCTCTGAAACAGCAGCGGATTGATGTCACTCCGATCAAAGACACAACCTATGCTCACTTCAAGAACTGGGTCGAAGCGATGCAGGCCAATGATCAGAGCAAGTGTAACAACCCACCTGATCTGGGTGCGGCAGCGATCGCCGTCGTCAACATGGGATCAAACAGCTATCGCAATGGTAAGGTCTACCACTTCGATGCTGATTCCCATGCCATTACCGAAGGCGACGGCAGCTGGTCGAAAAAATGGGAAGCCATGTCAGAAGCACGGCAGAAACCCAAACACATTCCAGGCTGGAAAGCCGGCGACAAAGGAAGTGTGCTGGAAGAACCCAGCTACATGACTCTCGCGGGCCCCTGGGTTGACGGGAAACCCCCGAAAAACAACCCTGACACCAACGCTGGTTAA
- a CDS encoding bifunctional riboflavin kinase/FAD synthetase, with translation MLIRGLAGFDGCQGGMVSIGNFDGVHRGHQLMILTLVQHARTQKIPAIVFTFDPHPIHLLRPEHAPPELMTIEQRAEVLQGLGVDCVIAYPTDRALLNLTAEEFFQQVLCDQLQAKGMVEGPNFYFGKNRAGDVALLGHLCEQAGMFFKVVEPTVCGSRMISSSEVRKSIQAGEIGEATRMLGRLYQISGTVGHGAERGRMLGFPTANLTDIKTLIPADGVYCGVGEIAGRQYPAAIHIGGNPTFQSDETKVEVHLIGFSGDIYGQKLQVQFLDQLRGTQTFADAESLKTQLLIDVESAKKLASQWIDLQ, from the coding sequence GTGTTAATACGAGGACTAGCAGGTTTTGACGGCTGTCAGGGAGGCATGGTCTCAATTGGTAACTTCGATGGAGTGCATCGAGGGCATCAGTTGATGATTCTGACATTAGTTCAGCATGCTCGGACACAAAAAATTCCCGCCATTGTTTTTACCTTTGATCCTCACCCAATTCATCTATTGCGGCCCGAACATGCTCCCCCAGAGTTAATGACAATTGAACAACGCGCGGAGGTTCTGCAAGGACTGGGCGTGGACTGTGTGATTGCTTATCCCACCGATCGTGCGTTATTGAATCTGACCGCGGAAGAATTCTTTCAACAGGTCCTGTGTGACCAACTGCAGGCCAAAGGCATGGTGGAAGGCCCCAATTTTTACTTTGGCAAAAACCGTGCTGGAGACGTTGCTTTATTAGGTCATTTGTGTGAGCAGGCGGGAATGTTTTTTAAAGTGGTTGAACCAACCGTTTGTGGTTCGCGCATGATCTCTTCGTCTGAGGTTCGTAAATCCATTCAAGCGGGAGAAATCGGAGAGGCGACCAGAATGCTGGGACGCCTCTATCAGATCTCGGGAACGGTTGGCCATGGTGCCGAGCGGGGGCGTATGCTGGGCTTCCCGACCGCGAATCTTACCGATATTAAAACGCTGATTCCCGCAGATGGTGTGTATTGTGGAGTCGGGGAGATCGCAGGTCGACAGTACCCGGCTGCCATTCATATAGGGGGGAATCCCACATTTCAGTCTGATGAGACCAAGGTCGAAGTACATTTGATTGGTTTCTCTGGAGATATTTACGGGCAGAAGCTGCAGGTTCAGTTTCTGGATCAATTGCGGGGAACTCAAACATTTGCCGATGCTGAATCGCTTAAAACGCAACTTCTGATTGATGTCGAATCAGCAAAAAAGCTGGCCAGTCAATGGATAGATCTCCAATAA
- a CDS encoding DHH family phosphoesterase, translating into MSTINWAPLCELIHAHQKFLLSCHVRPDADALGSELALACFLRELGKDVRVINPSAHPKSMEFLVQEHEVRYVGDGVSTAEFEWAEVHIVLDTSAWSQLPGLANFYRKTDSKKVIIDHHVSSDSLGAEEFKDVTSPATGCLVYDLGRALNCSLNPEIATLLYAAIATDTGWFRFPSTTAYTMQIISELIKAGAEPHQIYELLYEQNNLPQLRLMGRVLGQVQTDFDGLLAYTIVSCEDFSATGTTPVDTEGLVNYCLTLAGTQAAFIAVEQRSRQVKISFRSRTAWDVSKVAESFGGGGHRQASGAMLNGPLSSAVTKVLGKFREMFDTLEK; encoded by the coding sequence ATGAGTACGATTAACTGGGCCCCCCTCTGTGAACTTATTCATGCACATCAGAAGTTTCTGCTTTCCTGTCATGTCCGGCCGGACGCTGATGCACTTGGTTCTGAACTGGCACTGGCCTGTTTTCTCCGGGAACTGGGGAAAGATGTCCGGGTCATCAATCCTTCTGCTCATCCCAAAAGCATGGAATTTCTGGTTCAGGAACATGAAGTCCGTTATGTAGGAGATGGAGTATCAACGGCTGAGTTTGAATGGGCGGAGGTGCACATTGTGCTCGATACCAGTGCCTGGTCTCAACTGCCTGGACTGGCTAATTTCTATCGAAAAACGGATTCAAAAAAAGTGATCATCGATCACCATGTCAGCTCAGATTCTCTGGGGGCGGAAGAATTCAAAGATGTGACCTCCCCTGCCACTGGCTGTCTGGTGTACGATCTGGGACGTGCTCTCAACTGCAGTCTGAATCCTGAGATCGCCACCCTGCTGTATGCTGCAATAGCTACAGACACAGGTTGGTTTCGATTTCCTTCCACCACCGCCTATACCATGCAGATTATCAGTGAACTGATCAAAGCGGGGGCTGAACCACATCAGATCTATGAGTTGCTGTATGAACAGAACAACTTACCCCAGCTCAGACTGATGGGGCGAGTACTGGGGCAGGTGCAGACAGACTTCGATGGGTTGCTGGCGTACACGATCGTCAGTTGCGAAGACTTCAGTGCGACAGGGACCACGCCCGTTGATACGGAAGGACTTGTTAATTACTGTCTTACACTTGCGGGAACCCAGGCAGCGTTTATTGCGGTTGAACAGCGCAGTCGACAGGTGAAAATCAGTTTTCGCAGCCGCACTGCGTGGGATGTTTCTAAAGTAGCAGAATCATTTGGAGGGGGGGGACACCGACAGGCCTCCGGTGCGATGTTAAACGGTCCCCTTTCTTCCGCTGTGACAAAAGTTCTAGGGAAATTTCGTGAGATGTTTGACACTCTCGAAAAGTAA
- a CDS encoding PVC-type heme-binding CxxCH protein, which translates to MRLHDQLRFFICLLASYSMLSLPGDFSLAESPIRNTQDPKDIATSPEQTVKNMTVPEGFKVTVFASEPDVHQPIGFEIDDRGRLWVAECFSYERGTFDDQYQDRIVILEDSNGDGKMDKRKIFWQGPGPLTSVTVGSNGVWALCRGELRYYEDKNHDDVPDGKPQVLLEGWNYKTVRHNIVSGLTWGPDGWLYGRHGITDSSLVGTPETVPADRTTIHCGIWRYHPVSHKVEEVSSGTTNPWGFDYDEYGQMFFTNNVNGHLWHMIPGSHYIRMSGHGSDPNPYVYELMTKCADHDHWDSSSGKWTDSRDTSGIHGKLGGGHSHCGGMIYLGDNWPQKYRNSLFLCNTHGHRVNNDALEREGSGYVGTHRPDFLLTGSDWFRGTELKYGPDGSVYLTDWADLGECHDHDGVHRTSGRIYKIAYGDVPQPEKLNLNQLSDSELVKLQLHPNDWYVRHARRILTERAGTAKNWSQAKADLLKIYNTSKEVSRRLRALWTLYCTNQVNDAWLTKQLNDPSEHVRIWAIRYLVDDGQVPAEAVKQFARLARTETSGLVRLYLASAMQSLAPQDCWEIAAALDQNPQDTEDRNFTLMLWYGIEPAVMGDSQSALKFLSQATRPLVRQLAARRLTEDIDQHPEYVVQLIQQAIDTKDTAKQQDLLAGIQAALQGRLKAEAPENWQAFKQATARTDSKDLQKQITELSVVFGDGQTMDALKKIALDSEQPMKSRYQAFETLLNSSQDKDLLSVIQKSVYTTELQPLAFRGLARFYDPQTIQRMLGRYRSIKHEGRQVLLDTVSSRKEYVLLLLNAIDKKQVPQEDVSAFHVRQLRNFRDKEVVEKLNQVWGQTRETPEKKRAQIESYKALLTAERLAKADRVHGRVLYEKTCAKCHRLFGSGGQIGPDLTGANRANMDYLLENMVDPSALIPKGYEMVVVALTDGRVLNGNVVRKTDKQLTLQTQNELLVLDRQQIDDMTASKLSLMPEGQLDQLSEEQLADLIAYLAGNTQVKPPVASATTGP; encoded by the coding sequence ATGCGCTTACACGATCAACTCCGGTTTTTTATCTGTCTCCTCGCCTCCTACTCAATGCTGAGTTTACCGGGCGATTTCTCTCTGGCAGAGAGCCCGATTCGCAACACACAAGATCCCAAAGATATTGCCACCTCGCCGGAACAGACTGTGAAAAACATGACGGTTCCCGAAGGGTTCAAAGTGACCGTGTTTGCCAGCGAACCTGACGTGCACCAACCAATCGGTTTTGAGATTGACGATCGTGGTCGACTCTGGGTTGCCGAATGTTTCAGCTATGAACGCGGGACCTTTGATGATCAGTATCAAGACCGGATTGTTATTCTGGAAGATTCCAATGGCGACGGCAAAATGGACAAACGGAAAATCTTCTGGCAGGGACCAGGACCTTTAACCAGTGTGACCGTCGGTTCGAATGGTGTCTGGGCTTTGTGCCGCGGCGAATTACGCTATTACGAAGATAAAAACCACGATGATGTTCCCGATGGTAAACCGCAGGTGCTGCTGGAAGGCTGGAACTATAAAACCGTCCGACACAACATTGTGAGTGGTCTTACCTGGGGGCCTGATGGCTGGTTGTACGGGCGTCATGGAATCACGGACTCCTCACTCGTTGGTACTCCTGAAACAGTACCTGCAGATCGCACTACGATTCATTGTGGTATCTGGCGCTATCACCCAGTCAGCCATAAAGTGGAAGAAGTCAGCTCTGGTACGACCAATCCCTGGGGCTTTGACTATGACGAGTATGGCCAGATGTTTTTCACGAATAATGTGAATGGTCATCTCTGGCATATGATTCCCGGTTCTCACTACATTCGCATGTCAGGGCACGGCAGCGATCCCAACCCTTATGTTTACGAATTGATGACGAAGTGCGCGGACCACGATCACTGGGACAGCTCATCAGGAAAATGGACTGATTCCCGGGATACCTCCGGCATTCATGGCAAACTGGGAGGGGGACACAGTCATTGTGGCGGCATGATTTACCTGGGCGACAACTGGCCACAGAAATACCGCAACTCCCTGTTCCTGTGTAACACGCACGGACATCGTGTGAATAATGATGCGCTGGAGCGAGAAGGTTCCGGATATGTCGGAACTCATCGCCCTGATTTTCTGTTGACCGGTTCAGACTGGTTTCGAGGCACCGAATTAAAATATGGACCCGATGGCAGTGTCTATCTCACCGACTGGGCGGATCTGGGAGAATGTCATGATCACGATGGCGTGCATCGTACCAGTGGTCGAATCTACAAAATTGCCTATGGGGATGTGCCACAACCTGAAAAGCTGAATCTGAATCAGTTGTCAGACAGTGAACTTGTGAAGCTGCAGTTGCATCCCAATGACTGGTATGTCCGTCATGCCCGCCGGATTCTGACAGAACGTGCGGGAACTGCCAAGAACTGGAGCCAGGCGAAAGCGGACTTGTTAAAAATCTATAATACTTCGAAAGAGGTTTCGCGTCGGCTGCGTGCTCTGTGGACACTTTATTGTACGAATCAAGTGAACGATGCTTGGTTGACGAAACAGTTGAATGATCCCAGTGAGCACGTTCGCATCTGGGCGATTCGCTATCTGGTTGATGACGGTCAAGTTCCTGCAGAGGCGGTAAAGCAGTTTGCCAGGTTAGCACGCACCGAAACTTCCGGACTCGTACGACTCTATCTGGCATCGGCAATGCAGTCGCTGGCTCCCCAGGACTGCTGGGAAATTGCCGCTGCCCTTGATCAGAACCCACAGGATACTGAAGACCGAAATTTCACACTGATGCTCTGGTATGGAATTGAGCCAGCAGTCATGGGGGACAGTCAATCCGCATTAAAGTTTCTCAGTCAGGCAACAAGACCACTGGTGCGCCAACTGGCGGCACGACGCCTGACAGAGGACATTGATCAGCATCCAGAGTATGTGGTACAGCTGATCCAGCAGGCGATTGATACAAAAGACACTGCGAAACAGCAGGATCTGTTAGCAGGGATTCAGGCTGCCTTACAGGGCCGCTTAAAAGCAGAGGCACCAGAAAACTGGCAGGCATTTAAGCAGGCAACAGCCAGGACTGATTCCAAAGATTTGCAGAAGCAAATTACAGAATTATCTGTTGTGTTTGGTGATGGGCAGACGATGGATGCGCTCAAGAAAATTGCTTTGGATTCTGAGCAGCCTATGAAAAGCCGTTACCAGGCATTCGAAACATTATTAAACAGTTCTCAGGACAAAGACCTGTTATCTGTTATTCAGAAATCGGTATATACGACGGAACTTCAGCCACTGGCATTTCGAGGGTTAGCACGGTTTTACGATCCCCAGACAATCCAGCGCATGCTGGGGCGCTACCGCAGTATCAAGCATGAAGGACGACAGGTGCTGCTTGATACCGTCAGCAGTCGTAAGGAATATGTTCTACTGCTGCTGAATGCCATCGATAAAAAACAGGTTCCCCAGGAAGATGTTTCCGCATTTCATGTGCGTCAGCTCCGAAATTTCCGGGACAAGGAAGTGGTTGAGAAACTGAATCAGGTCTGGGGGCAGACACGGGAAACCCCTGAAAAGAAACGAGCCCAGATCGAGAGCTATAAGGCGTTACTGACGGCAGAACGACTGGCAAAAGCCGATCGTGTGCACGGACGGGTTCTGTATGAAAAAACCTGTGCGAAATGTCATCGACTGTTTGGAAGTGGAGGTCAGATCGGCCCTGATCTGACGGGAGCGAATCGGGCTAATATGGATTATCTGCTGGAGAATATGGTAGACCCCTCTGCTCTCATTCCCAAAGGCTATGAAATGGTGGTGGTCGCGCTCACCGATGGTCGTGTCCTGAACGGAAACGTGGTCAGAAAGACTGACAAGCAGTTGACCTTGCAGACTCAGAATGAATTGCTCGTGCTCGATCGTCAGCAGATCGACGATATGACTGCTTCCAAACTGTCCCTGATGCCGGAAGGTCAACTTGATCAACTGAGCGAAGAGCAGCTTGCGGATCTGATTGCCTACCTCGCGGGTAATACCCAGGTGAAACCGCCGGTGGCATCCGCGACAACAGGCCCTTAA
- a CDS encoding S41 family peptidase has translation MTGRVIIRLMYQTGRVFCLCAALISLLQTSKMASAEDLGRKYPASLEYSKQPRGYDSTTTKEDVWSLNSFEFKLTDKFEIQLGPSQVVLGRHGRNVLWAAVFPETPGEIVTADAGKGEHVSSIWLRLHPARVGELFRASTVTKQGDSKWIEQAVALARHKMRSSWHQGGKPMVPLRESLIFDLETKAGFRRFYAIDTRQQTVKYVDAFRQRALAVAVPFKTGVGAEIFDKVWNAFDREYAMFVIKPEVDWQKLRDQFRPQAVLAKNNRELANVLSEMLAHLKDLHVYVQVDGTYVKGFNRERQFNASPAAAAHLIGKINQVKGMRWGRTEDDIGYIAVDSLSKETLLNQFESALKQMQGTRGLVLDIRANGGGAEPLGQKMAGYFLDQPCLYATHQYRSGPKHDDLGSMQKRRLIPSQDWYYRGPVIVLQGEKTMSSAEAFALMLAECPTVTTMGDRTAGSSGNPRRIDAGAGIIVNLPRWIAYDAAGKPFDTVGVQPDIRVKTTPPDFTKSSDPVLSAALQRLRNPTENQPGGSEETLIPRK, from the coding sequence ATGACAGGACGTGTTATTATTCGTCTGATGTATCAGACTGGCAGAGTATTCTGCTTATGTGCTGCGTTGATTTCATTATTGCAGACATCGAAGATGGCGTCTGCTGAAGATCTGGGGCGGAAATATCCTGCCAGTCTGGAATATTCGAAGCAGCCTCGCGGATACGATTCCACGACGACAAAAGAAGATGTCTGGAGCCTGAATTCATTCGAATTCAAACTGACAGACAAGTTCGAGATCCAGCTTGGACCCTCACAGGTTGTTTTAGGCCGTCATGGCAGAAACGTACTCTGGGCGGCCGTTTTTCCTGAAACACCAGGAGAAATTGTGACAGCCGATGCAGGCAAAGGGGAACATGTCTCCAGCATCTGGTTACGATTGCATCCGGCACGCGTGGGGGAACTGTTTCGTGCCAGCACTGTGACAAAGCAGGGAGATTCAAAATGGATCGAACAAGCTGTTGCTCTGGCTCGGCATAAAATGCGATCAAGCTGGCATCAGGGAGGGAAGCCGATGGTGCCACTTCGAGAGTCCCTCATTTTCGATCTTGAAACGAAAGCAGGTTTCCGACGGTTTTACGCAATCGATACCCGCCAGCAGACCGTGAAGTATGTCGATGCATTTCGACAGAGGGCACTGGCTGTCGCAGTCCCGTTTAAGACTGGTGTTGGAGCTGAAATCTTTGACAAAGTGTGGAATGCCTTTGATCGCGAATATGCGATGTTTGTCATTAAACCGGAAGTGGACTGGCAGAAGTTGCGCGACCAGTTTCGCCCCCAGGCGGTCCTCGCAAAAAACAATCGTGAACTGGCAAACGTTCTTAGTGAGATGCTCGCTCACTTGAAGGATCTGCATGTGTATGTCCAGGTCGATGGGACATATGTGAAAGGGTTCAATCGCGAGCGACAGTTTAATGCCAGCCCGGCTGCGGCAGCACATCTGATCGGGAAGATCAACCAGGTCAAAGGCATGCGCTGGGGGCGCACGGAAGATGATATCGGTTATATCGCTGTCGACAGCCTCTCGAAAGAGACTCTTCTGAATCAGTTTGAATCTGCTCTGAAACAGATGCAGGGTACACGCGGCCTGGTTCTGGATATTCGTGCGAATGGTGGAGGAGCCGAACCGCTGGGGCAGAAAATGGCAGGATACTTTTTAGATCAGCCCTGTCTTTATGCGACGCATCAATATCGCAGTGGACCAAAACACGATGATCTGGGTTCTATGCAAAAGCGTCGTCTGATTCCCAGTCAGGACTGGTATTACCGGGGACCGGTGATTGTGTTACAGGGGGAAAAAACAATGAGTTCTGCAGAAGCATTTGCATTGATGCTGGCAGAATGCCCCACTGTGACAACGATGGGAGACCGGACTGCAGGATCCAGCGGTAATCCACGGAGGATTGATGCGGGAGCAGGGATCATTGTCAATCTTCCCCGCTGGATCGCTTATGACGCGGCTGGAAAACCTTTTGATACCGTGGGAGTTCAACCGGATATCAGAGTGAAGACCACTCCTCCGGACTTTACGAAATCCAGTGACCCAGTCCTGTCCGCTGCATTACAAAGACTGAGAAATCCAACTGAAAATCAGCCGGGTGGCTCTGAAGAAACACTGATTCCGCGCAAGTGA
- a CDS encoding redoxin domain-containing protein: MSDAAQKKEQPEKNQKSPAVSTRPEQHSESKPAAQYFITGTVRDAQTGEPVSDAEIRLFVASEPDVNQREKKGITNDAGQYRIEVPIGNVQLWFPTLKPGYWLLPEECTRALVTTAENPVLVHNIKAQTGPTWNIHWKGKLNEHQLKFLTAHLKDQPIQYRVSLQEVEDDAKRAAWLKGEPVSFQKANASSISNLDQTGRGKLTQVGTSGKTILTLVNMTAELIVESGFNNTRVISLKQIPDTEKTEMIDSSGKKAIVSKATVTLSDGVPLLTFQTEAAKPTGYQRLSGRVVDKAGNPLADVRVGVIEGLKGGGSGETGEETQTTDDGTFSVKLPIYDNQVFQNQQYSVTLTKDGFAGTDSEIVEANKDFAPINFKNLTLQPGHTIPVLVLDEQKQPLPGAILEPVNDYALRRQITRTDATGKAVLKNLPSGVIRLSVRWGTKIKETNLVISKNPSKNREVTIHVNEFVPSSTSMVEKQKPLAVGQQAPEWEIVAWSDGRTRKLSDLRGQVVVLDFWGLRCSGCVASIPAQKRLARKYKEQGVVFLGIHTADGEMSQIKKLLQSEQWTTPTGIDRGTSILDNATGKKYGIQGYPALIVINPEGQITFRSDVNPPGDRGVFMKTLAEASDVKWPPAENATQTEMIEIMNQLQFTLISREIEHVLNAKQ, translated from the coding sequence TTGAGTGATGCAGCACAGAAGAAGGAACAGCCTGAGAAGAATCAAAAAAGTCCGGCGGTCTCCACCAGACCAGAACAGCATTCCGAGAGCAAACCAGCAGCACAATATTTCATCACAGGCACCGTTCGCGATGCACAGACAGGTGAACCGGTTTCGGACGCAGAGATCCGGTTGTTTGTCGCCTCCGAACCAGATGTAAACCAGAGAGAAAAAAAGGGGATTACAAATGACGCCGGTCAGTATCGCATTGAAGTCCCCATCGGAAATGTCCAACTCTGGTTCCCGACATTAAAACCGGGATACTGGCTACTGCCTGAAGAATGCACGCGAGCGTTAGTCACGACGGCTGAAAATCCCGTGCTGGTACACAATATCAAAGCTCAAACGGGCCCCACCTGGAATATTCACTGGAAAGGCAAGCTCAACGAGCATCAACTGAAGTTCCTGACCGCGCATCTCAAGGACCAGCCGATCCAATACAGGGTCTCCCTTCAGGAAGTGGAAGACGACGCGAAACGGGCCGCCTGGTTGAAGGGGGAACCAGTCTCGTTCCAGAAAGCGAATGCCAGTTCGATAAGCAATCTGGATCAGACAGGTCGCGGAAAACTGACGCAAGTGGGAACGAGCGGTAAAACTATTTTGACACTCGTCAATATGACTGCCGAACTGATTGTGGAATCTGGCTTCAACAATACACGGGTCATCTCGCTGAAACAGATTCCCGATACCGAAAAAACAGAGATGATCGACTCCTCGGGAAAGAAAGCCATCGTCAGCAAAGCAACCGTCACACTGAGCGACGGCGTTCCTTTACTGACCTTTCAGACCGAAGCTGCGAAACCGACTGGCTATCAGAGGCTGAGCGGTCGTGTCGTCGACAAAGCGGGCAATCCACTCGCTGATGTGCGGGTCGGCGTGATCGAAGGCTTAAAGGGGGGAGGTAGTGGCGAAACGGGCGAAGAAACCCAGACCACTGATGATGGAACATTCTCTGTAAAACTGCCGATATATGATAACCAGGTATTTCAAAATCAGCAGTATTCAGTCACGCTGACAAAAGACGGATTTGCCGGTACGGATTCAGAAATCGTAGAAGCTAATAAGGACTTTGCCCCTATCAACTTTAAAAACCTTACACTTCAGCCGGGACACACCATTCCAGTCCTTGTTCTCGATGAACAGAAACAGCCCCTGCCGGGAGCAATCCTGGAACCCGTTAACGATTACGCTTTGAGACGTCAGATCACCCGAACCGATGCCACAGGAAAAGCCGTCTTAAAAAACCTGCCGAGTGGTGTGATTCGACTCTCTGTCCGCTGGGGTACGAAAATCAAAGAGACCAACCTGGTGATCAGTAAAAACCCGTCTAAAAATAGAGAAGTGACAATTCATGTTAATGAGTTCGTCCCCTCATCTACATCCATGGTAGAAAAACAGAAACCACTGGCGGTTGGCCAGCAGGCTCCGGAATGGGAGATCGTGGCATGGTCTGATGGACGAACCCGCAAACTCTCCGACCTTCGCGGTCAGGTGGTGGTACTTGATTTCTGGGGTCTCCGTTGCAGTGGTTGCGTCGCTTCCATTCCCGCGCAGAAACGACTTGCCAGGAAATACAAAGAGCAGGGTGTCGTCTTCCTGGGAATCCATACTGCAGATGGAGAAATGAGCCAGATCAAAAAGCTGCTCCAGAGCGAGCAGTGGACGACGCCCACGGGAATCGATCGGGGCACTTCCATTCTGGATAATGCGACAGGCAAGAAATATGGAATCCAGGGATATCCGGCACTAATTGTCATTAACCCGGAAGGCCAGATCACATTTCGCAGCGATGTCAATCCCCCGGGGGATCGCGGAGTTTTTATGAAAACCCTGGCAGAAGCAAGTGACGTGAAATGGCCGCCCGCCGAGAATGCAACTCAAACTGAGATGATAGAAATCATGAATCAGCTTCAATTCACATTGATCAGTCGGGAAATTGAACATGTGCTGAATGCGAAACAATAA